In Aspergillus nidulans FGSC A4 chromosome IV, a single window of DNA contains:
- a CDS encoding oxidoreductase stcQ (transcript_id=CADANIAT00000951) — MPSYAVLGATGNTGRAIVQVLLDRADTDTRIHICAYCRSKEKLFRVCPAAETSKSLSVFQGRLDDDSLIDECLRGTDAVFLVVAIVDNMPGCTVAMQTAEAVVASLQRLRATDPAIRLPRLVILSSASLEPTFCNDVPAPVHWVLKTAVSHLYRDLAAAEAYLRAQSDWLSATFVKPGGLVHDQARGHKVCLDRAQTPLSFLDLAAGMVEVADADDGRYHMRSVSVVPASRVAIFPWDGVYYTFTGLLFHFCPWTYRFLGEYKLQSRKERDKQA, encoded by the coding sequence ATGCCTTCCTATGCGGTTCTGGGGGCTACGGGTAATACTGGACGGGCGATCGTCCAGGTACTACTTGATCGAGCAGACACCGACACCAGAATTCACATCTGCGCCTACTGTCGCTCCAAGGAAAAGCTCTTCCGTGTCTGTCCGGCGGCCGAGACTTCGAAAAGCCTTTCAGTCTTTCAAGGACGGCTGGATGATGATAGCCTCATCGATGAATGTCTCAGGGGCACCGATGCCGTGTTTCTGGTAGTCGCCATTGTCGACAACATGCCTGGCTGTACGGTGGCCATGCAGACTGCCGAGGCGGTTGTAGCGTCTTTGCAACGGCTTCGCGCTACAGACCCTGCAATACGTCTTCCGCGACTAGTGATTCTTTCGTCGGCCTCCCTGGAGCCCACGTTCTGCAACGATGTTCCCGCCCCGGTGCACTGGGTCCTCAAAACTGCCGTCTCCCATCTTTACCGCGACCTCGCCGCTGCCGAAGCATACCTCCGCGCCCAATCCGACTGGCTCTCGGCGACCTTTGTCAAGCCCGGGGGGCTTGTACACGACCAGGCCCGCGGTCACAAGGTCTGTCTCGACCGGGCTCAAACCCCGCTCTCATTTCTCGACTTGGCTGCGGGCATGGTCGAGGTGGCCGACGCGGATGATGGCCGATACCATATGCGCAGTGTGAGTGTGGTGCCGGCGTCAAGGGTTGCAATATTTCCATGGGACGGCGTTTACTATACGTTTACGGGCTTGCTGTTTCATTTTTGCCCGTGGACTTACCGGTTTCTTGGTGAATATAAGTTGCAGTCGAGAAAGGAGAGGGACAAGCAAGCTTAG
- a CDS encoding oxidoreductase stcO (transcript_id=CADANIAT00000952), translated as MPSYALLGATGATGSSVLRHLLYSGSSSDLTVNVLVRSKSKLLAAFPSLDKPRPSVTSSIPTIRIFEGDSTNPDVLCAVLQDASLVFMCVAQNGSPMGTTLVQNTAAALIEARRRQAQPRGELTVIQLRSASLNPVLAVQVPRFVHRVVCFCLAAGYADLRRACVLYEAAATEGLLQYVLVDPPTLHDARGTQTTGYRLIDTTDMKDKENQRQAICLSYADLGVAMCEIASRADELHGQGVGVTATGPVRQTWAVLAGFLLEGGLGHLDYRYGRENVVVLGVCILLLLGGLLYSIKA; from the coding sequence ATGCCTTCGTACGCCCTTCTAGGAGCCACCGGCGCTACTGGATCCAGTGTACTTCGCCATCTGCTTTACTCAGGCTCGTCCAGTGACCTCACAGTGAATGTCCTGGTTCGCTCCAAGTCCAAACTGCTGGCTGCCTTTCCCAGCCTCGACAAGCCTCGACCATCCGTGACGTCGTCCATCCCGACGATCCGCATTTTCGAAGGAGACTCTACCAATCCCGATGTACTTTGCGCGGTTCTCCAAGACGCTAGCCTCGTGTTCATGTGCGTCGCGCAGAACGGCAGTCCAATGGGGACAACCCTAGTGCAGAACACGGCCGCCGCGCTGATTGAGGCCCGACGCCGACAGGCACAGCCACGCGGTGAGCTAACGGTCATCCAGCTTCGGTCGGCGTCATTGAACCCCGTGCTTGCGGTTCAAGTGCCGCGATTTGTGCATCGCGTTGTTTGCTTTTGCTTGGCTGCTGGCTATGCGGATCTCCGACGAGCATGTGTCCTCTATGAAGCAGCGGCGACAGAGGGGCTGTTGCAATATGTGCTTGTAGACCCGCCGACTCTGCATGATGCGCGGGGTACGCAGACAACTGGTTACAGGTTAATTGATACCACTGACATGAAGGACAAAGAAAACCAGAGGCAGGCGATTTGTCTGAGCTATGCTGATCTAGGGGTTGCCATGTGTGAGATTGCCAGCCGTGCGGATGAGCTGCATGGACAAGGTGTAGGGGTGACCGCCACTGGCCCAGTCAGGCAGACCTGGGCAGTGTTGGCTGGGTTCTTGCTAGAGGGAGGACTGGGACATCTGGACTACAGATATGGCAGAGAAAATGTTGTAGTCCTTGGGGTTTGTATTTTGTTGCTGCTTGGGGGTCTGCTATATAGTATCAAAGCCTAG
- a CDS encoding protein stcN (transcript_id=CADANIAT00000953) produces the protein MPAWSLLVLSALPVVGMFAGQTTFFSSPWETLFGTAAEQHEAAMDGRIQGRGLLSSHFGWYGWPGQTFDYVIVGGGTAGLAMAHRLSEDGSNSVAVIEAGGFYEIEAGNATEVPMFLFNYFFDNGHVKNPLFDWYQYTEAQPGLAGRKMFYMQGKTLGGSTARGAMLYHRGSKGAYQLWADRVGDDSYTWDNWLPFFKKSVQFSGPLTNPRPANATASNDVSAFAATAEEEGPVQVAYPYLTNAISSWVDKALEKMGFPEAQGFSNGQLLGRSYITHTIHPKTRRRDTASTSYLQTALRTSNSLNVITHTLVKKIDFDEEKRATGVVVNTGGFEWQIGAKKEVILSAGVMRSPQLLMVSGLGPRETLEKLDIPVLSDLPGVGQNMQDTIILGPTNPVKVESHSQLMGSKETLPRSIYEYNNFRTGLLTNPGQDYFAFEKHQPGNLSEATAADIDKAFPADWPTFSYIALDDTFVPQYDGKNYFSMSAALLATFSRGTVTINTTNTADNPVVDPRWLDDPRDKEMAVAAFRRCREIVASETMQQVIDGPELLPGFEYQTDEEILNYIAETSDAYYAGVGTCAMGKPDDPLAVLDSKARVRGVKGLRVVDASAFPFAIDGQPMATVYALAEKVAADIIAGN, from the exons ATGCCCGCCTGGtccctcctcgtcctctccgcCCTCCCAGTGGTGGGTATGTTCGCCGGTCAAacgaccttcttctcctcaccATGGGAGACCCTTTTTGGCACCGCCGCTGAGCAGCATGAAGCAGCAATGGACGGCCGCATCCAAGGCCGTGGCCTCCTCAGCTCTCACTTTGGCTGGTACGGGTGGCCGGGCCAAACCTTCGACTATGTGATTGTTGGCGGCGGCACAGCCGGCCTAGCAATGGCCCATCGGCTGTCAGAGGACGGTAGCAACTCTGTTGCGGTTATTGAGGCCGGAGGATTCTACGAAATTGAGGCAGGGAATGCCACTGAAGTGCCAATGTTCCTGTTCAACTACTTTTTTGACAACGGCCATGTCAAGAACCCGCTGTTTGACTGGTACCAATATACCGAAGCCCAGCCA GGGCTGGCCGGTCGAAAAATGTTCTACATGCAAGGCAAAACCCTTGGTGGCTCGACTGCACGTGGAGCCATGTTATATCATCG GGGCTCAAAAGGCGCATATCAACTCTGGGCTGACCGAGTAGGCGACGACAGCTACACTTGGGACAATTGGCTGCCTTTCTTCAAGAAAAGCGTGCAGTTCTCAGGCCCACTGACGAACCCTCGCCCCGCCAACGCAACGGCCTCGAATGACGTCTCAGCATTTGCAGCaactgcagaagaagaggggcCCGTCCAGGTTGCGTATCCGTACCTTACGAACGCCATTTCGTCGTGGGTAGACAAGGCCCTCGAAAAGATGGGGTTTCCTGAAGCCCAGGGATTCTCCAACGGCCAGCTGCTGGGCCGCTCATACATCACGCATACTATTCATCCTAAGACTCGTCGACGGGATACTGCGTCTACCTCGTACTTGCAGACGGCCCTTCGGACGAGTAATAGTCTGAATGTGATTACACATActctggtgaagaagatcgactttgacgaggagaagcgagCGACAGGCGTCGTTGTCAATACCGGCGGGTTCGAGTGGCAGATTGGCGCAAAGAAGGAAGTCATCCTGTCGGCAGGAGTAATGAGATCTCCTCAGCTGCTGATGGTCTCTGGGCTTGGCCCTAGAGAGACactcgagaagctggacattCCCGTCCTGTCTGATCTCCCTGGCGTCGGGCAGAACATGCAGGACACCATCATCCTGGGCCCCACGAACCCTGTGAAAGTCGAGAGCCACAGCCAGTTGATGGGCAGCAAGGAGACTCTTCCTCGCTCGATCTACGAATACAACAACTTCCGCACAGGCTTGCTCACCAACCCGGGGCAAGACTACTTTGCCTTCGAAAAGcaccagccaggaaaccTTAGCGAGGCGACTGCTGCCGATATCGACAAGGCCTTTCCGGCTGATTGGCCGACCTTCTCATATATTGCGCTGGATGACACATTTGTGCCTCAGTATGACGGCAAGAACTACTTCAGTATGTCGGCTGCGCTGCTGGCCACGTTTAGCCGGGGCACCgtcaccatcaacaccaccaacacGGCCGACAACCCCGTCGTGGACCCGCGGTGGCTGGACGACCCGCGCGACAAGGAGATGGCTGTGGCAGCGTTTCGCCGATGCCGCGAGATTGTCGCCTCAGAGACGATGCAGCAAGTCATTGACGGACCCGAGCTGCTGCCGGGGTTCGAGTATCAGACCGACGAGGAGATCCTAAACTACATCGCCGAGACTTCGGACGCGTACTATGCGGGAGTCGGCACATGTGCCATGGGAAAACCGGATGATCCGCTTGCGGTGCTCGACTCAAAGGCAAGGGTTAGGGGCGTTAAAGGACTCAGAGTTGTCGACGCGTCTGCATTTCCGTTTGCAATTGACGGCCAGCCCATGGCGACTGTCTATGCATTAGCAGAGAAGGTTGCCGCTGATATTATTGCTGGAAATTGA
- the tpcL gene encoding anthrone oxygenase tpcL (transcript_id=CADANIAT00000954), translating into MSNAGVEAIAVITGTFLSGAMMSVYLLAVPSLFETTSSPDQLVRHWSRIYLNGHIKGPIICLSTTALYGLAAATKYSAGEDWGVFAAAGAITISMVPFTLTVMAPTNNALFRLEGEVKKGHTPVWSDAERLVRRWNRFNATRAFCPLVGAVLGLLGVLKIVSF; encoded by the exons ATGAGTAACGCTGGAGTGGAAGCCATAGCCGTTATCACCGGCACTTTCCTGTCCG GTGCAATGATGAGCGTCTACCTCCTAGCGGTCCCGTCCCTCTTCGAAACAACAAGTAGTCCTGACCAGCTCGTCCGCCACTGGAGCCGGATCTACCTCAACGGGCACATAAAAGGCCCCATCATCTGCCTAAGCACAACCGCGTTGTACGGACTGGCGGCTGCGACTAAGTACTCGGCCGGCGAGGACTGGGGCGTCTTCGCTGCCGCGGGCGCTATCACCATTAGCATGGTCCCATTTACGCTGACGGTGATGGCGCCAACCAACAACGCGCTTTTCCGGCTAGAGGGGGAAGTCAAGAAGGGACATACCCCGGTATGGTCAGATGCAGAGCGTCTAGTCCGCAGGTGGAACCGATTCAATGCAACTCGGGCCTTTTGCCCATTAGTTGGGGCTGTTTTAGGGCTGTTGGGAGTTCTGAAGATTGTTTCGTTCTAG